CCCGTAGATCAGCAGGAAGATCGGCGGCCAGGTCAGCACGACGAAATTCCAGTACAGCGCACCGTCGCGCACATCGTCGAAGCGGCGCGGATTCTCCGCATGGCGGGTGAACATCAACGCCGCCAGCACGAAGGTTTCCACCAGATCGGTCAGCACATGGGTCGTGTGCAGGCCGAGCATCATCCACAGCGCCGAGCCATAGGCGCTGTCGTCCCAGGACACGCCGAGCGCGGCGAATTCGTGGATCCGCGGCACCAGCGCCAGCGTGCCGAGCAGCGCCATCACCACCAGCCCGAGGCGCACGCGGCGCAGGTCGTGCCGCGCCGCCCAGCGCGACAGCAGCAGGTTGGGAACCAGGCTCAGCAGCAGCAGCAGCGTCATCAGCGCGCCGGGGCCGGGCCGCGGCAGCGGCGCGCCCTGCGGCGGCCAGGCGGGGGAGAGGCT
This sequence is a window from Pseudoroseomonas cervicalis. Protein-coding genes within it:
- a CDS encoding cytochrome c oxidase subunit 3; this translates as MTPRPVLDLSRLPMHCRGSGSPSWWGTLAFMLIEGTGFALMAAILLYLASLSPAWPPQGAPLPRPGPGALMTLLLLLSLVPNLLLSRWAARHDLRRVRLGLVVMALLGTLALVPRIHEFAALGVSWDDSAYGSALWMMLGLHTTHVLTDLVETFVLAALMFTRHAENPRRFDDVRDGALYWNFVVLTWPPIFLLIYGLPRL